Proteins from a single region of Pseudarthrobacter sp. NIBRBAC000502772:
- a CDS encoding ABC transporter permease subunit gives MEAARIDAANETTIITRILMPAVRGPIVSLGVFVFVGAWNEYIWPSRMAPRPRCRSSQSASPSWPAPRAATNGPTMAAATLVAIPISRRLPLIRRQIVSAVAAGAVHG, from the coding sequence TTGGAGGCGGCCCGAATCGACGCCGCGAACGAAACCACCATAATCACCCGTATTCTCATGCCGGCCGTCCGAGGGCCGATCGTGTCGCTCGGCGTGTTCGTCTTCGTCGGCGCATGGAACGAATACATCTGGCCAAGCCGGATGGCGCCGAGACCGAGATGCAGATCCTCACAGTCGGCTTCACCCAGTTGGCCAGCGCCGAGGGCAGCAACCAATGGACCCACGATGGCCGCCGCGACACTCGTTGCCATCCCAATCTCCCGCCGCCTACCGCTAATCAGACGCCAAATCGTCAGCGCCGTCGCGGCTGGCGCCGTGCACGGATGA
- a CDS encoding dipeptidase, with amino-acid sequence MTTEHHLIIDGHNDMLWKHHTLAGLDFGRLDPAHEQPQLHTDLVRLRRGGVGAQFWSIWVPCTTDPAATADMAAVTLAQIEAVHRMCETYPHLTTLARSADDIERCFAEGRIASLMGLEGGHQILDSIDVLRFLHRSGIKYMTLTHNTNTTWADSATDGPGVGGLNAFGEQVVAAMNELGMLIDLSHCADTTVEHVTRLTTAPLFFSHSGARALCDHPRNVTDATLKAVSASGGIVMVVFLPEFLSKEYGAWSAARKSVKSDWSGPQATAREAAWLADNPKPPCGIEEISDHIDHIRNVAGIDHVGIGSDFDGMTPPDDMASVDRYPALLAELERRGWSHSDLAALTHGNMVRVLRATEACAGKARNTES; translated from the coding sequence ATGACCACCGAACACCACCTGATCATCGATGGCCACAACGACATGTTGTGGAAGCACCACACGTTGGCCGGCCTGGACTTTGGCCGGCTCGACCCCGCGCACGAGCAGCCACAGCTGCACACCGACCTGGTCCGTCTCCGTCGAGGCGGCGTCGGGGCCCAGTTCTGGTCAATCTGGGTGCCCTGCACCACCGACCCGGCCGCCACGGCCGACATGGCCGCCGTGACCCTCGCCCAGATTGAGGCGGTCCACCGGATGTGCGAGACCTACCCTCATCTCACAACCCTCGCCCGGTCCGCCGACGACATCGAACGCTGTTTCGCCGAAGGCCGTATCGCGTCGCTGATGGGTCTGGAGGGCGGGCACCAGATACTCGACTCCATCGATGTCCTGCGCTTCCTGCACCGCAGCGGGATCAAGTACATGACGTTGACACACAACACGAACACCACCTGGGCGGACAGCGCAACAGACGGCCCGGGCGTCGGTGGACTAAACGCATTCGGCGAACAGGTGGTCGCGGCCATGAACGAGCTCGGCATGCTGATCGATCTCTCGCATTGCGCCGATACAACCGTCGAACACGTCACTCGTCTCACCACAGCGCCGCTGTTCTTCTCTCACTCCGGCGCCCGAGCACTCTGCGACCACCCCCGCAACGTCACCGACGCCACGCTGAAGGCGGTCAGCGCGAGCGGAGGGATTGTCATGGTCGTCTTTCTCCCCGAGTTCCTCTCCAAGGAATACGGTGCGTGGTCCGCGGCACGCAAATCCGTGAAGTCAGACTGGTCAGGACCGCAAGCAACGGCCCGGGAAGCCGCATGGCTCGCGGACAACCCCAAGCCCCCCTGCGGTATCGAGGAGATCAGCGACCACATAGACCACATCCGTAACGTCGCCGGGATCGATCACGTCGGAATCGGCAGCGACTTTGACGGCATGACGCCTCCCGACGACATGGCCTCGGTGGACCGCTACCCCGCGCTGCTCGCGGAGCTCGAACGGCGCGGATGGTCACACTCCGACCTCGCCGCACTGACCCACGGCAACATGGTCCGCGTCCTTCGCGCCACCGAGGCATGCGCGGGAAAGGCCAGGAACACGG